A single window of Leptospira semungkisensis DNA harbors:
- a CDS encoding inorganic diphosphatase codes for MQHPWHEASPGPNPPHEIHALIEIPSGSKAKFEVDKESGLIKLDRVVFASVHYPAHYGFIPQTLGDDKDPLDILVLCSQGVPPLCLVPARVVGVMRMIDRGEGDEKILAVASGDRSFDGIEHVSQLPASFRAELTHFFSVYKQLERKEVRVEEPEGPEVAKELILKALDFYKEKYPKK; via the coding sequence ATACAGCATCCTTGGCATGAAGCGAGCCCCGGCCCGAATCCTCCTCACGAGATCCACGCATTGATCGAAATTCCCTCAGGCAGCAAGGCCAAGTTCGAAGTCGATAAAGAATCCGGTCTGATCAAATTGGATCGGGTCGTATTCGCTTCGGTGCATTACCCGGCACATTACGGTTTTATTCCTCAGACATTAGGAGATGATAAGGATCCGTTAGACATTTTGGTCCTTTGTTCCCAAGGAGTTCCTCCCCTTTGCCTGGTTCCTGCAAGAGTGGTTGGGGTCATGCGAATGATAGATAGAGGAGAAGGCGACGAGAAGATATTGGCAGTCGCATCGGGCGATAGAAGTTTCGACGGGATCGAACATGTTTCGCAACTGCCGGCTTCCTTTCGTGCAGAGCTGACTCATTTCTTCTCCGTTTATAAACAATTAGAAAGAAAAGAAGTCAGAGTAGAAGAGCCCGAAGGTCCAGAGGTCGCAAAGGAACTCATTCTAAAAGCATTAGATTTTTATAAAGAAAAGTATCCGAAGAAATAA
- a CDS encoding adenylate/guanylate cyclase domain-containing protein codes for MLLRPIPHRIRMNRSLLFSVLFLSILPLLSCGTRVYPKISPRAEKGVLDLRDWNFSEDGIVQLDGEWKFQWMRLPISRPETDGKSEEPILVQVPGNWNQIPHLSGMNPLMAFGYGTYTLKILPRKNTGRLMIHFQAAGTAASIYLDGKKIGGNGVVGTDPNSSRPQYLPLYIPIGEPNREMTIQVEVSNFNHYKGGLWESLRIGTENDLLNFRDGRVSNEMFLFGSIIIMALYHFGLFSLRRRDLTGLFFGAFCASICLRIFVTGERFLIQKFPDLPWEFFNKLEYLSFYMAVPFFIYYLDALYPHSFSIRIKKFCLWFNLVVSGIVAVTPASIYSHTLIPFQIVLLFVIVWFFIVLIRLVRARAEGSLMALGGVLALTAAAVNDSLYAQAVINTGYYLPVGLFVFIFVQSYLLSFRFSQAFLYIERLSDNLLEVNKAYSRFVPLAFLKFLNKNDITEIGLGDQIQREMTILFSDIRSFTQLSEKMTPKDNFDFLNSYMRRMGPIIRKHGGFIDKYLGDGIMALFPNVPDQALEAAMEMLRELEALNESRADRNYEPIKIGIGLHTGTLMLGTIGEEERMDGTVISDAVNLASRIEGLTKEFHANLLLSENTYRKLKNRKKYSFKKLGKVKVKGKTNSSEVYEVVG; via the coding sequence ATGTTACTTCGTCCAATTCCCCATCGAATCCGTATGAATCGCAGTTTGCTTTTTTCCGTTTTGTTTCTTTCCATTCTTCCGTTGCTTTCTTGCGGAACGAGAGTGTATCCTAAGATCTCGCCTAGAGCGGAGAAAGGAGTTCTGGATCTAAGAGATTGGAATTTCTCAGAAGATGGGATCGTGCAATTGGACGGAGAGTGGAAGTTTCAGTGGATGAGATTGCCCATCTCTCGTCCTGAAACGGATGGAAAATCCGAAGAGCCGATCCTCGTTCAAGTTCCTGGGAATTGGAATCAGATCCCTCATCTTTCCGGAATGAATCCGTTGATGGCATTCGGTTACGGGACTTATACATTAAAGATCCTTCCCCGCAAAAATACGGGACGATTGATGATCCATTTCCAAGCGGCTGGGACAGCGGCATCTATTTACTTAGATGGAAAGAAGATCGGTGGCAACGGTGTCGTCGGAACCGATCCGAATTCTTCCCGCCCGCAATACCTTCCTTTGTACATACCGATCGGAGAACCGAATCGGGAGATGACCATTCAAGTTGAGGTCTCCAACTTCAATCATTATAAGGGAGGGCTCTGGGAATCTCTTCGGATCGGCACAGAGAATGATTTGCTCAATTTCAGGGACGGAAGGGTATCCAATGAAATGTTCCTGTTCGGAAGCATTATCATCATGGCATTATATCATTTCGGTTTGTTCTCCTTGAGAAGAAGGGACCTTACCGGATTATTCTTCGGTGCCTTTTGTGCGAGTATCTGCCTTAGGATTTTTGTTACCGGCGAAAGATTTCTGATCCAAAAATTTCCAGACCTTCCTTGGGAATTCTTTAATAAATTGGAATATTTGTCCTTCTATATGGCGGTTCCATTCTTTATTTATTATTTGGATGCGTTATACCCTCATTCCTTCTCCATAAGGATCAAGAAATTCTGTTTATGGTTTAACTTGGTGGTTTCCGGGATTGTGGCGGTAACACCTGCGAGTATTTATTCCCACACTTTGATCCCTTTTCAGATCGTATTGCTATTCGTTATTGTTTGGTTCTTTATTGTTCTCATCCGTTTAGTGAGGGCAAGAGCGGAAGGATCCTTGATGGCGTTGGGAGGAGTCTTAGCTCTGACTGCCGCGGCAGTGAACGATAGCCTTTATGCGCAAGCGGTCATCAATACCGGATACTATCTTCCGGTTGGGTTGTTCGTATTTATTTTTGTGCAATCCTATCTCTTGTCGTTCAGATTTTCCCAAGCGTTCTTATACATCGAGAGATTGTCGGATAACTTACTGGAAGTCAACAAGGCCTATAGTCGTTTCGTTCCATTGGCGTTCTTGAAATTCCTAAACAAGAATGATATCACTGAGATCGGGCTGGGTGATCAAATACAGAGAGAGATGACGATCCTATTTTCCGATATCCGTTCTTTTACTCAGCTTTCGGAGAAGATGACTCCAAAGGATAATTTCGATTTCTTGAATTCTTATATGAGAAGAATGGGGCCGATCATCCGTAAACACGGAGGCTTTATCGATAAGTATTTAGGTGATGGGATCATGGCACTGTTTCCGAATGTTCCGGACCAAGCCTTGGAAGCTGCAATGGAAATGTTAAGGGAATTAGAGGCTTTGAATGAGTCTAGAGCGGATCGAAATTATGAACCGATCAAGATCGGAATCGGTCTGCATACAGGAACTCTAATGCTTGGAACGATCGGAGAGGAAGAGAGAATGGACGGAACTGTGATCTCGGACGCAGTCAATCTTGCATCCAGGATCGAAGGTCTTACGAAAGAATTTCATGCAAATCTTCTTCTGAGTGAGAATACGTACAGAAAATTGAAGAACCGAAAAAAATATTCCTTCAAGAAGCTCGGAAAGGTAAAAGTAAAAGGAAAAACAAATTCGAGCGAAGTTTACGAGGTCGTGGGTTAG
- a CDS encoding alpha/beta fold hydrolase: MITLATSTFGIILCKGDILSKSVQGPSGKIFFKDEGNGNLPIVFVHSFAGNASHWEEAKNFLAQKRRVIRIELRGHGDSESPKDTDYRISSMAKDIAAVVDSLRLPKFVLVGHSMGGSVALQYAGENPDRVAGLVLVDTNGDPREVPETIRNQIKEALNSSAYRETVDGYWDQLLAHSFPKVKRRILEDLHKAPKEAVIRITSELLDYDPNPSLKRYMGPKLAIVISENEDKFSLHRLQGGFPFHLVREAGHWLYMDQPLEFNHTLETFLKKL, encoded by the coding sequence ATGATTACATTGGCAACTTCCACATTCGGCATCATCCTTTGCAAGGGAGATATACTCAGCAAATCCGTTCAGGGTCCTTCCGGAAAAATATTCTTCAAGGACGAGGGGAATGGAAATCTTCCTATTGTGTTCGTACATTCCTTTGCGGGGAATGCCTCTCATTGGGAAGAAGCAAAGAATTTTCTAGCCCAAAAAAGAAGAGTGATCCGTATCGAGTTGAGAGGGCATGGAGATTCGGAGTCTCCTAAAGATACTGACTATAGAATTTCCTCGATGGCAAAAGATATTGCCGCGGTGGTTGATTCTCTTCGTCTTCCGAAATTCGTGTTGGTCGGGCATAGCATGGGAGGAAGCGTAGCTCTGCAGTATGCGGGAGAAAATCCGGATCGTGTGGCAGGTCTTGTTTTAGTAGATACAAACGGGGACCCGAGAGAAGTTCCTGAGACCATTCGAAATCAGATCAAAGAAGCACTTAATTCCAGCGCGTATCGAGAGACCGTAGACGGATATTGGGATCAGTTACTCGCTCATTCCTTTCCCAAAGTCAAAAGAAGGATCTTGGAAGATCTGCATAAGGCTCCAAAGGAAGCTGTGATACGGATCACCAGCGAATTACTGGATTATGATCCGAATCCTTCTCTTAAAAGATATATGGGACCGAAGCTCGCGATCGTAATCTCCGAGAATGAGGATAAGTTTTCTTTGCATAGGCTGCAAGGAGGCTTTCCATTCCATCTGGTTCGGGAAGCGGGGCATTGGTTATATATGGATCAGCCCTTAGAATTCAATCATACCTTGGAGACTTTCCTGAAAAAGCTCTGA
- a CDS encoding SDR family oxidoreductase → MHQKRLEGKVALVAGGTRGAGRGIAIALGGEGAKVYVTGRSSNGTFSEMERKETIEGTAALVNQAGGVGISVRTDHTDQEQVRSLVQKISEENDGKLDILINDVWGGDHLMQWGNKFWEQDLQKALRMFNNCLQSHLITAYYASPLLVKNGSGLLVEITDGIDYRYRGDLAYSLTKSSVINLAVCLSEELKSSGVAALALTPGFLRSEAMLDYFGVTEENWKDGAKKDEHFIASETPAFVGKAVACLASDPNILQKTGKAWSSWKLSDEYGFTDSDGTRPHWGNYFKEKFGEDLN, encoded by the coding sequence ATGCATCAAAAAAGATTAGAAGGCAAGGTGGCTTTGGTAGCAGGCGGAACTCGGGGAGCGGGTCGGGGAATCGCCATCGCCTTGGGTGGGGAAGGGGCGAAGGTCTATGTGACAGGCAGAAGTTCCAACGGAACATTCTCCGAAATGGAAAGAAAGGAAACGATAGAAGGAACTGCGGCCCTCGTCAATCAAGCGGGAGGTGTAGGCATTTCCGTTCGTACGGATCATACGGACCAAGAGCAGGTGCGCAGTCTGGTACAAAAAATATCCGAAGAGAACGATGGAAAACTAGACATTCTAATCAATGATGTCTGGGGTGGAGATCACCTAATGCAATGGGGAAATAAATTCTGGGAACAGGATCTCCAAAAAGCATTAAGAATGTTTAATAATTGTCTGCAATCCCATCTCATCACCGCATATTATGCTTCGCCACTTCTAGTAAAGAACGGCTCGGGACTACTGGTAGAAATCACCGACGGAATAGACTATCGCTATCGTGGAGATCTGGCGTATAGCCTTACCAAATCTTCTGTCATCAATTTGGCTGTTTGCCTTTCCGAAGAATTGAAGTCGAGTGGAGTTGCCGCCTTGGCGTTGACTCCCGGATTTTTGAGATCGGAAGCCATGTTGGATTATTTCGGAGTCACTGAAGAAAACTGGAAAGACGGAGCGAAGAAAGATGAACATTTCATCGCGTCAGAGACACCTGCATTCGTGGGCAAGGCAGTGGCATGTCTCGCTTCTGATCCGAATATTCTGCAAAAAACGGGAAAGGCCTGGAGCAGTTGGAAATTATCAGACGAGTACGGATTTACCGATTCTGACGGAACAAGACCTCATTGGGGAAATTACTTTAAGGAAAAGTTCGGAGAGGATCTGAACTAA
- a CDS encoding helix-turn-helix transcriptional regulator: MRADRLLNILLHLQAKGRTTAKELSKKLEISERTVHRDMEALCSAGIPIYAERGIGGGWALSEGYRTNLTGFKKEEVISLLLVHSSRVLEDLGKKKDFDSAFVKLLAALPPAYRKDAETVRQRIHIDGAGWNRAIRELPLLPILQDAVWEERKLKIIYEKEGKREPRTIEPYGLVAMDTTWYVVAKRGREMRVYRISRIREAEMISDRFERPKKFDLAKYWEQWVSEFKSRVPKYIVTLRVSQSEGERIKSLPYVRFKELRTLGDGFAEIDIDMETKEWALSHIMHFGESIYIVEPAELREAIIRRANDILKIYRS; the protein is encoded by the coding sequence ATGAGAGCGGATCGGCTTTTAAATATTCTTCTTCATTTACAAGCTAAGGGAAGGACCACTGCCAAAGAACTTTCCAAGAAATTAGAAATTTCCGAACGTACGGTTCATCGCGATATGGAAGCACTCTGCAGCGCGGGTATCCCCATCTACGCAGAAAGAGGAATCGGAGGAGGCTGGGCTCTTAGCGAAGGCTATCGAACAAATCTAACAGGCTTCAAAAAAGAAGAAGTGATCTCTCTTCTGCTAGTCCATTCTTCCAGAGTATTAGAAGACTTAGGTAAGAAAAAGGACTTCGATTCAGCATTCGTAAAATTACTCGCAGCCCTTCCCCCTGCTTACAGAAAAGACGCGGAGACTGTTCGACAAAGGATCCATATAGACGGAGCCGGTTGGAATCGGGCCATCCGAGAATTGCCCCTTCTCCCAATATTGCAGGACGCAGTGTGGGAAGAAAGAAAGCTAAAGATCATCTATGAAAAAGAAGGAAAGAGAGAACCAAGGACAATAGAGCCTTATGGATTAGTCGCAATGGATACGACTTGGTATGTGGTGGCAAAAAGAGGAAGAGAGATGAGAGTGTATCGGATCTCCCGGATCAGAGAAGCCGAAATGATCTCAGACAGATTCGAAAGACCTAAGAAATTCGACCTGGCAAAATATTGGGAACAATGGGTTTCCGAATTCAAGTCCAGGGTCCCCAAATACATTGTCACTCTCAGGGTTTCCCAAAGCGAAGGGGAAAGAATCAAGAGTCTTCCTTATGTTCGATTCAAAGAGTTACGCACATTAGGTGACGGTTTTGCAGAAATAGATATCGATATGGAAACCAAAGAATGGGCCTTAAGCCATATCATGCATTTTGGAGAATCCATTTATATAGTCGAGCCAGCGGAATTGAGAGAGGCAATCATCCGAAGAGCGAACGATATTCTCAAAATTTATCGTTCTTAG
- a CDS encoding GGDEF domain-containing protein, producing the protein MEDAILIADAKGKVLDSNHSAQNIGLVPEKKNLKECFWYSKLVNQDPKEHSYLTIPLPAGKKRFVCRTISILVDEKEPAKAFYFRDLTDQTLNQAKAKRFESLFRRRELRIKELEIRDKLTGLFNRTYTIEAFQAEVHRAERSQTKIGVVYFDVDRLKAINEMYGTSKGDDFLKAMGKILLENSRRSDISSRVGGEEFLLLLPGASRSIVLERAEKIRRLFSEFALTEKSKVIQATASVGVAMFPDDGATQDNLLKEAQAALSVAKKSGRNRVVSTSRGEFEL; encoded by the coding sequence ATGGAAGATGCAATTCTCATAGCTGATGCTAAGGGAAAGGTCTTAGATTCGAATCACTCCGCACAAAACATAGGTCTGGTCCCAGAAAAGAAAAACTTAAAAGAATGTTTTTGGTATTCCAAACTTGTAAACCAGGATCCGAAGGAGCATTCTTATCTTACGATCCCTCTTCCTGCAGGAAAGAAGAGATTCGTATGTAGGACAATTTCTATCCTCGTGGACGAAAAGGAACCTGCCAAGGCTTTCTATTTTCGTGACTTAACCGATCAAACATTGAATCAGGCAAAGGCAAAGCGCTTCGAGTCTCTTTTCAGACGAAGAGAACTTAGAATAAAAGAATTAGAAATTCGTGATAAACTCACAGGACTATTCAATCGCACTTATACGATCGAGGCATTCCAGGCAGAAGTTCATAGAGCTGAACGTAGCCAGACAAAGATCGGAGTCGTTTACTTTGATGTAGACCGATTGAAAGCGATCAACGAAATGTATGGCACAAGCAAAGGCGACGATTTTCTAAAAGCAATGGGCAAGATCCTTTTGGAAAATTCAAGACGAAGCGATATTTCTTCTCGCGTGGGAGGAGAAGAATTCTTACTCCTTCTTCCGGGAGCAAGTAGGAGCATAGTCTTAGAAAGAGCGGAAAAGATCAGAAGATTGTTTTCAGAATTTGCACTCACTGAAAAATCAAAAGTGATCCAAGCCACTGCCTCCGTAGGAGTTGCAATGTTCCCGGATGACGGTGCCACACAGGATAATCTTTTGAAAGAAGCGCAAGCAGCTCTCTCCGTAGCAAAAAAGTCCGGACGAAACAGAGTAGTCTCTACGAGTAGAGGAGAGTTCGAGCTTTAA
- a CDS encoding class I SAM-dependent methyltransferase, with product MLHGSMGHVERFEGERAQIYERRIGKMIPFYDGIMELVATELLAITPESGNILSVGCGTGGDFKNLLKIAPERFSITGIDPSPEMIEQAIRKYDKIHFECKTVDQLPLEPKFHSATLLLVLHFLNDEGEKLSLLKEIYDRLQPGGNLILFDLFKSMPEEDDTLYSYVKSYLLNFKGWEEEALNQYLKRFYELHRIPESRYLELFKEAGFFKVQRKFQAFHVGGWMATKKA from the coding sequence ATGCTTCATGGAAGTATGGGTCATGTAGAACGTTTCGAAGGCGAAAGAGCTCAGATTTACGAGAGAAGGATTGGCAAGATGATTCCCTTTTATGATGGAATCATGGAGTTAGTCGCAACCGAGCTATTAGCGATCACTCCTGAGTCGGGAAATATTCTCTCAGTAGGTTGTGGAACCGGAGGAGATTTCAAAAATCTCTTAAAGATCGCTCCGGAAAGATTTTCAATTACTGGAATAGATCCTTCTCCAGAGATGATCGAGCAAGCCATCCGAAAATACGACAAAATCCATTTCGAATGCAAGACAGTGGATCAACTTCCTCTCGAACCCAAGTTTCATTCTGCCACTCTACTTTTGGTTTTACATTTCTTAAACGATGAAGGAGAAAAATTATCTCTTCTCAAAGAAATCTATGATCGATTGCAACCGGGTGGAAATCTGATCCTATTTGATCTTTTCAAATCCATGCCGGAAGAAGACGATACTCTCTATTCTTACGTGAAATCTTATCTTTTAAATTTCAAAGGCTGGGAAGAAGAAGCCTTAAACCAATATCTGAAAAGATTCTACGAATTGCATAGAATCCCCGAGTCCAGATATCTCGAATTATTTAAAGAGGCCGGTTTCTTCAAAGTACAAAGAAAATTTCAGGCCTTTCATGTGGGAGGATGGATGGCGACTAAGAAGGCTTAA
- a CDS encoding DUF4442 domain-containing protein — MKLYKTDKQESLSTWWLRFRLNYWPCIWCTGGKIQFLSSDYKELHVGLKKNIRSLNRVGTIYGGSIYSSVDPYFMLLMMWILGPEYVVWDKAAKVKFVKPIVDKVKARFLITEELIEKTKQGILEKGEIVFDLPVKYEDEDGTVYATFEKTIYAASKEFYEKKLAARNMTSSFKPS, encoded by the coding sequence ATGAAACTATACAAGACAGACAAACAAGAATCTCTCTCCACTTGGTGGCTGAGGTTTCGTTTAAATTATTGGCCTTGCATTTGGTGTACTGGAGGCAAGATTCAATTTCTTTCTTCCGATTACAAAGAGCTGCATGTAGGTTTGAAAAAGAATATTCGCTCTCTCAATCGGGTAGGCACAATTTATGGAGGCAGTATTTATAGCTCTGTCGATCCATACTTCATGCTTCTTATGATGTGGATACTCGGCCCTGAATACGTAGTGTGGGACAAGGCCGCAAAGGTAAAATTCGTAAAGCCTATCGTGGATAAGGTAAAAGCTAGATTTCTGATCACAGAAGAATTGATAGAGAAGACGAAGCAGGGAATATTAGAAAAAGGAGAAATAGTATTCGACCTTCCCGTAAAATACGAAGACGAAGACGGAACTGTCTATGCTACTTTTGAGAAGACTATCTACGCAGCTTCCAAGGAATTCTATGAGAAGAAGCTCGCTGCGAGAAACATGACTTCTTCCTTTAAGCCTTCTTAG
- a CDS encoding MarR family winged helix-turn-helix transcriptional regulator, translating into MGQKSEKDHLDMIREQWEKERPDLDSEAIATVGRIHRLSQSIFFQIHKPLFDRHDLIQPDFDVLAALLRSGKPYSKSPGDLLSTLMITSGTMTNRIDRLESAGFVQRTSDPNDRRGVLIRLTSKGKEIISKALEDHVKSETELLSVLNPKERSDLSKILKKLLLSLEG; encoded by the coding sequence ATGGGACAAAAATCCGAAAAAGATCATTTGGATATGATCCGAGAACAGTGGGAAAAGGAAAGGCCCGACTTGGATTCTGAAGCGATCGCTACTGTTGGAAGAATCCATAGACTTTCTCAGAGTATCTTTTTTCAAATTCACAAACCACTCTTCGATCGGCATGATCTGATCCAACCTGACTTCGATGTGCTTGCTGCGCTTCTAAGAAGTGGGAAGCCCTATAGCAAATCTCCAGGGGATCTTCTTTCTACATTAATGATCACTTCGGGAACGATGACGAATCGTATAGACCGATTGGAGTCGGCAGGATTTGTCCAAAGAACTTCGGATCCGAATGATCGAAGAGGTGTGTTGATCCGTTTGACTTCGAAAGGAAAGGAGATTATCTCCAAGGCATTGGAGGATCATGTGAAAAGTGAAACAGAATTACTCAGCGTTCTGAATCCAAAAGAAAGAAGTGATCTTTCTAAGATCTTGAAAAAACTCTTGCTCAGTTTAGAAGGATGA
- a CDS encoding FAD-dependent oxidoreductase has protein sequence MAGKRESFTIAGAGIAGPVLALFLKRAGYEVRLMESYPRPAEDIGGALQIAPNGMKVIRALGLVEELLKIGTPSDEMIFRNHKGRLLGIIPNGSPEKFGEEAIVVSRSSFHLLLLNAAKREGIPTEYGKRFLSAEFPLDGGVVSKFEDGTLAYSDYLLGADGTHSKVRNFLFPNFPQPEYTGIVNAGGFVSADVIPAKYARRGPIHFTFGPEGFFGFAACGKTRDTSWMWWSNLPREKEFTREELESMDLEAWRNHLLELHKGWYEPIESIIKASHSILKGNVHDLRSLPSWGTEKVLLVGDAAHVMSPHTGQGASMALEDAHSLSILLERSNTVSDAFREFERIRRPRVERIIEQSRRNGNHKKKLSPIGCWIRDRILTIVLPKFAVKGQDWLYQYDGV, from the coding sequence ATGGCCGGAAAGAGAGAAAGTTTCACAATCGCCGGCGCAGGAATCGCCGGCCCTGTTCTGGCTCTTTTTCTAAAGCGGGCAGGTTATGAGGTTCGTCTGATGGAGTCCTATCCTCGTCCGGCGGAAGACATTGGCGGTGCTTTACAAATAGCACCTAACGGTATGAAGGTGATCCGAGCTCTAGGTTTGGTAGAAGAATTACTGAAAATAGGGACTCCTTCCGACGAGATGATCTTTAGGAATCATAAGGGAAGGCTTCTCGGGATCATACCCAACGGCTCACCTGAAAAATTCGGAGAAGAAGCAATCGTAGTATCTAGATCTTCTTTTCATCTTCTGCTTTTAAACGCAGCCAAAAGAGAAGGGATTCCAACTGAGTATGGAAAAAGATTCCTATCAGCTGAATTTCCATTGGATGGAGGAGTAGTATCTAAGTTTGAGGACGGGACCTTGGCCTATAGCGATTATTTGCTAGGAGCGGACGGAACTCATTCGAAAGTTAGGAACTTCTTATTTCCGAACTTTCCACAACCTGAATATACTGGGATCGTGAATGCAGGAGGTTTTGTTTCTGCGGATGTGATTCCGGCGAAATATGCAAGAAGAGGGCCGATCCATTTTACTTTCGGACCGGAAGGATTCTTCGGATTTGCAGCTTGTGGAAAGACACGAGATACTTCCTGGATGTGGTGGAGCAATCTTCCGAGAGAAAAGGAATTCACGCGGGAAGAATTGGAGTCTATGGATCTGGAAGCCTGGAGAAACCATCTATTAGAATTACATAAAGGATGGTATGAGCCGATAGAGTCCATTATCAAAGCCAGTCATTCCATACTAAAAGGAAATGTTCACGATCTTAGGAGCCTGCCTAGTTGGGGAACAGAAAAGGTTCTTTTGGTAGGTGATGCTGCTCACGTAATGAGTCCTCATACAGGGCAAGGTGCATCGATGGCATTGGAGGATGCGCATAGTCTTTCCATTCTATTAGAACGTTCTAATACTGTTTCGGATGCGTTTCGCGAGTTCGAAAGAATTAGAAGGCCAAGGGTAGAGCGGATCATAGAACAATCTAGAAGGAACGGAAACCATAAGAAAAAACTGAGTCCGATCGGCTGTTGGATTCGGGATCGGATCTTGACTATCGTACTTCCTAAATTTGCAGTAAAAGGACAGGATTGGTTGTATCAATACGATGGTGTATGA
- a CDS encoding MarR family winged helix-turn-helix transcriptional regulator, protein MQDKKIPKTKAELLESILNESRNLGTVSILFHQTVADRLGLHITDHKCVDLLFTNGPQTAGEIAKTMGLSTGAVTSLIDRLEKKGLVERKNDPNDRRKVRIFLTQDMNLLEKVGVLFEGLGRSVWEQLSEYTADELKIILDYVRKSVNVMVQERNKLLVHEESKIKENAR, encoded by the coding sequence TTGCAAGACAAAAAAATTCCAAAAACTAAGGCAGAACTCTTAGAATCGATCTTAAACGAGTCCCGAAACCTGGGAACGGTATCTATATTATTTCACCAAACCGTTGCAGATCGTCTGGGACTGCATATAACCGATCATAAATGCGTGGATCTACTCTTTACGAACGGACCCCAAACCGCAGGAGAGATCGCTAAGACAATGGGTTTGAGCACCGGAGCGGTGACTTCCCTCATTGATCGCTTGGAAAAAAAGGGTCTCGTAGAACGCAAAAACGATCCGAATGATAGAAGAAAGGTCAGGATCTTTCTGACCCAGGATATGAATCTTCTGGAAAAAGTCGGTGTCTTGTTCGAAGGCCTCGGAAGATCCGTGTGGGAACAATTGTCCGAATACACGGCAGACGAACTCAAGATCATACTGGACTATGTCCGAAAATCCGTAAACGTCATGGTGCAGGAAAGAAACAAACTCTTAGTGCACGAAGAATCTAAGATAAAAGAGAACGCGAGGTAG
- a CDS encoding MIP/aquaporin family protein yields the protein MLSPFFGEFLGTFTLILLGDGVVAGVLLEKSKAKDSGWMVITSAWAFAVIMGIFVSKAFGSPDAHLNPAITLAFAVQSGDYSKILTYVPAQLLGAFFGASAVYLHYLPHWKETKDRGKILAVFSTDPAIEHKSSNFISEFLGTFVLVLGVYSIFSPQITDLTTPMGILSVGILVWSIGLSMGGTTGYAINPARDLGPRLAHSILPIPNKGPSGWQYAWLPIVAPLAGGALGGFLLKVFFEP from the coding sequence ATGTTATCCCCTTTCTTCGGAGAATTTTTAGGTACTTTTACATTGATCCTGTTGGGTGACGGTGTAGTCGCTGGAGTATTATTAGAAAAATCTAAAGCAAAAGATTCAGGCTGGATGGTGATCACTTCTGCCTGGGCATTTGCGGTAATCATGGGCATCTTCGTCTCAAAGGCATTCGGTAGCCCGGACGCTCATCTAAATCCTGCAATCACTTTAGCATTTGCGGTACAATCTGGAGATTATTCTAAAATTCTAACATACGTTCCCGCTCAATTGTTGGGAGCTTTTTTTGGTGCCTCGGCAGTCTATCTGCATTATCTTCCTCATTGGAAGGAAACAAAGGATCGGGGCAAGATACTCGCAGTTTTTTCAACAGACCCTGCGATAGAACATAAAAGCTCGAATTTTATCAGCGAGTTCTTAGGTACCTTCGTATTAGTACTCGGAGTTTATTCCATCTTCTCTCCTCAAATAACGGATCTTACCACTCCAATGGGGATTCTCTCTGTAGGGATCTTAGTCTGGTCGATCGGACTTTCTATGGGAGGGACCACTGGATATGCAATCAATCCGGCAAGAGATTTGGGTCCTAGACTTGCACATTCTATTTTACCGATCCCTAATAAAGGTCCCTCTGGATGGCAATACGCCTGGCTTCCTATCGTGGCTCCCCTTGCAGGAGGAGCCTTAGGGGGATTTTTACTCAAAGTATTTTTCGAACCGTAA